A genome region from Bufo gargarizans isolate SCDJY-AF-19 chromosome 2, ASM1485885v1, whole genome shotgun sequence includes the following:
- the PIN1 gene encoding peptidyl-prolyl cis-trans isomerase NIMA-interacting 1: MADEEKLPPGWEKRMSRSSGRVYYFNHMTNASQWERPSASGKNGQGEPAKVRCSHLLVKHSQSRRPSSWRQEKITRTKDEALELINGYIQKIKSGEEDFEALASQFSDCSSAKAGGDLGSFGRGDMQKAFEEASFALRPGEMSGPVFTDSGIHIILRTE; this comes from the exons ATGGCGGACGAGGAGAAGCTGCCGCCCGGTTGGGAGAAGCGGATGAGCCGCAGCTCTG GGCGTGTGTATTATTTCAACCACATGACTAATGCCAGCCAGTGGGAGCGTCCCTCAGCCAGCGGGAAAAATGGGCAAGGTGAACCAGCAAAGGTACGATGTTCTCACCTGCTGGTGAAACACAGCCAGTCCAGACGTCCCTCGTCGTGGAGGCAGGAGAAAATCACACGCACCAAAGACGAAGCTCTGGAGCTCATTAATG GCTACATACAGAAAATCAAATCTGGAGAGGAGGACTTTGAAGCCCTGGCCTCACAGTTTAGTGACTGCAGTTCTGCTAAGGCCGGAGGAGACTTGGGAAGTTTTGGGAGAG GTGACATGCAGAAAGCCTTTGAAGAAGCTTCTTTCGCTCTGCGGCCCGGAGAGATGAGTGGCCCGGTTTTCACAGATTCTGGCATCCACATTATACTTCGCACTGAGTGA